From a region of the Kaistia sp. 32K genome:
- a CDS encoding DNA-packaging protein, translating to METLPSTSRLSGRGFRRAWNSSTRRGLRPTRLLAELRPDEIEAFQLDWDFWARDDQFPPDGDWLTWLMIGGRGAGKTRAGAEWIRGLAAGRPSFAAAPVGRIALVGETLADVRDVMIEGVSGLLSVHPRRERPNWQPSRRRLEWPNGAVALCFSSEDPESLRGPQFEAAWADELGKWRYPEACWDMLQFGLRLGALPRQLVTTTPRPIPLLKRLLAAERTVITRAGTSANLANLAPGFLERVVGRYRGTRLGRQEIDGEWIEDRADALWSRNEIEAARVETPPELVRIAVAVDPPASRRKGADACGIVACGLAADGIAYVLADRSLAEVKPAAWAAAAVGLYRALDADMLVAEVNQGGDMVASVINEVDPAVPVTSVRATRGKYLRAEPVAALYAQGRVRHAGTFPALEDEMADFGPEGLPNGRSPDRLDALVWALAALMLRAPGEPRIRTM from the coding sequence CTGGAGACGCTCCCGTCGACATCGAGGCTCTCCGGGCGCGGCTTCAGGCGCGCCTGGAACAGCTCGACGCGGCGGGGCCTCCGGCCGACGCGACTGCTGGCGGAGCTTCGGCCTGACGAGATCGAGGCGTTCCAGCTCGACTGGGACTTTTGGGCCCGCGACGACCAGTTTCCGCCCGACGGCGACTGGCTCACCTGGCTGATGATCGGCGGTCGCGGCGCCGGCAAGACGCGCGCCGGCGCCGAATGGATCCGGGGCCTCGCGGCCGGCCGTCCCAGCTTCGCGGCTGCGCCGGTCGGGCGGATCGCGCTCGTCGGCGAGACGCTCGCCGATGTCCGCGACGTGATGATCGAGGGTGTCTCCGGCCTGCTCTCCGTGCATCCGCGCCGGGAGCGGCCCAACTGGCAGCCGTCGCGGCGGCGGCTCGAATGGCCGAACGGCGCGGTGGCGCTCTGCTTTTCGTCGGAGGATCCCGAGAGCCTGCGCGGACCGCAATTCGAGGCGGCCTGGGCGGACGAGCTCGGCAAATGGCGCTATCCGGAGGCGTGCTGGGACATGCTGCAGTTCGGCCTCCGCCTCGGCGCGCTGCCGCGCCAGCTCGTCACCACGACGCCGCGTCCGATCCCGCTGCTGAAGCGGCTGCTCGCGGCCGAGCGGACGGTGATCACCCGCGCCGGAACCTCGGCCAATCTCGCCAATCTGGCGCCGGGGTTTCTGGAGCGCGTCGTCGGGCGCTATCGCGGCACGCGGCTCGGCCGGCAGGAGATCGACGGCGAATGGATCGAGGATCGCGCCGACGCGCTCTGGAGCCGGAATGAAATCGAGGCGGCGCGCGTCGAGACGCCGCCGGAGCTTGTCCGCATCGCGGTTGCCGTCGACCCGCCCGCCTCGCGGCGGAAGGGGGCGGATGCCTGCGGTATCGTCGCCTGCGGTCTCGCTGCCGACGGCATCGCCTATGTGCTGGCCGATCGCAGCCTCGCCGAGGTGAAGCCCGCCGCCTGGGCCGCGGCCGCGGTCGGGCTCTATCGCGCGCTCGACGCGGACATGCTCGTCGCGGAGGTCAACCAGGGCGGCGACATGGTGGCGAGCGTCATCAACGAGGTCGATCCGGCCGTGCCGGTGACCTCGGTTCGCGCCACTCGCGGCAAATATCTGCGGGCCGAGCCGGTGGCGGCGCTCTATGCGCAGGGGCGCGTACGCCATGCCGGCACGTTCCCGGCGCTCGAGGACGAGATGGCCGATTTCGGCCCGGAAGGCTTGCCCAACGGCCGCTCGCCCGACCGTCTCGACGCGCTGGTCTGGGCGCTCGCGGCGCTGATGCTGCGCGCGCCGGGTGAGCCGAGGATCCGGACGATGTGA